One Artemia franciscana chromosome 6, ASM3288406v1, whole genome shotgun sequence DNA window includes the following coding sequences:
- the LOC136028036 gene encoding zinc finger protein 664-like isoform X1, protein METFDTSEHGGVKYEVEDVYSNDTGERFENADSIVSPKREDNDLGDILRIPEELKSVSDPLKTVSNKTRSGEFATTSLFKHVFSEQEYQTPDSVSVYIKQEIDQECKFEASSENCIYPNIDVIKNEEPKKNPSTLSVILPTEDVFICRVCSQSYNNKTDLVAHNIFAHRKNRVEEKPFECDICNKCFTHSSQLRRHRKTHTGAKPFECDICKKTFTSKCNLSTHQRIHTENKAFECDICKKRFTSSSDLSRHQRTHTGVKPFGCDICKKRFTTSYDLSRHQRTHTGEKPFECEICKKKFTRSSNLSAHKRTHTEEKNFECDICKERFNCSLRFSRHQRSHRGEKPYECCVCKKCFTFSSGLSRHQRTHTNEKPFECNKYV, encoded by the exons aagttgAAGACGTATATTCAAATGACACTGGAGAACGTTTTGAAAATGCAGACAGTATTGTATCACCTAAGCGTGAAGATAATGACCTGGGTGATATCCTCAGAATACCTGAAGAGCTCAAGTCTGTGTCTGACCCTCTTAAAACAGTCTCAAATAAAACCCGAAGTGGAG aattTGCCACTACATCGCTGTTTAAGCATGTTTTTTCGGAGCAAGAATATCAAACACCTGATTCTGTAAGTGTTtatataaaacaagaaatagatcAAGAATGTAAATTTGAGGCGTCAAGCGAAAACTGTATTTATCCCAATATTGATGTGATAAAAAACGAggaacctaaaaaaaatccaagtacTTTATCGGTTATTTTACCCACAGAAGATGTTTTCATTTGTAGAGTGTGCAGTCAAAGTTATAATAATAAGACAGATTTGGTTGCGCATAACATCTTTGCTCATAGAAAAAATCGCGTGgaagaaaaaccttttgaatgcGATATATGCAACAAGTGTTTTACTCACAGTTCCCAATTACGTCGTCATCGAAAAACTCACACCGGAGCTAAACCTTTTGAGTGTGACATTTGTAAGAAAACATTCACCTCAAAATGTAATTTGTCTActcatcaaagaattcatacTGAAAACAAAGCTTTTGAATGTGATATATGTAAGAAACGTTTTACTTCAAGCTCAGATTTATCTCGTCATCAAAGAACTCACACTGGGGTAAAACCTTTCGGATGTGATATATGTAAGAAACGTTTTACAACAAGTTATGATTTGTCTCgtcatcaaagaactcatactggagaaaaaccttttgagTGTGAAATCTGTAAGAAAAAATTCACCAGAAGCTCTAATTTATCTGCCCATAAAAGAACTcacacagaagaaaaaaatttcgaatGTGACATATGCAAGGAACGTTTTAATTGCAGTTTACGTTTCTCTCGTCACCAAAGAAGTCATAGAGGAGAAAAACCTTACGAATGTTGTGTgtgtaaaaaatgttttactttcagttcagGTTTATCTCGTCACCAAAGAACTCATACTAATGAAAAACCTTTCGAGTGTaataaatatgtataa
- the LOC136028036 gene encoding zinc finger protein 664-like isoform X3, which yields MNYAYKEVEDVYSNDTGERFENADSIVSPKREDNDLGDILRIPEELKSVSDPLKTVSNKTRSGEFATTSLFKHVFSEQEYQTPDSVSVYIKQEIDQECKFEASSENCIYPNIDVIKNEEPKKNPSTLSVILPTEDVFICRVCSQSYNNKTDLVAHNIFAHRKNRVEEKPFECDICNKCFTHSSQLRRHRKTHTGAKPFECDICKKTFTSKCNLSTHQRIHTENKAFECDICKKRFTSSSDLSRHQRTHTGVKPFGCDICKKRFTTSYDLSRHQRTHTGEKPFECEICKKKFTRSSNLSAHKRTHTEEKNFECDICKERFNCSLRFSRHQRSHRGEKPYECCVCKKCFTFSSGLSRHQRTHTNEKPFECNKYV from the exons aagttgAAGACGTATATTCAAATGACACTGGAGAACGTTTTGAAAATGCAGACAGTATTGTATCACCTAAGCGTGAAGATAATGACCTGGGTGATATCCTCAGAATACCTGAAGAGCTCAAGTCTGTGTCTGACCCTCTTAAAACAGTCTCAAATAAAACCCGAAGTGGAG aattTGCCACTACATCGCTGTTTAAGCATGTTTTTTCGGAGCAAGAATATCAAACACCTGATTCTGTAAGTGTTtatataaaacaagaaatagatcAAGAATGTAAATTTGAGGCGTCAAGCGAAAACTGTATTTATCCCAATATTGATGTGATAAAAAACGAggaacctaaaaaaaatccaagtacTTTATCGGTTATTTTACCCACAGAAGATGTTTTCATTTGTAGAGTGTGCAGTCAAAGTTATAATAATAAGACAGATTTGGTTGCGCATAACATCTTTGCTCATAGAAAAAATCGCGTGgaagaaaaaccttttgaatgcGATATATGCAACAAGTGTTTTACTCACAGTTCCCAATTACGTCGTCATCGAAAAACTCACACCGGAGCTAAACCTTTTGAGTGTGACATTTGTAAGAAAACATTCACCTCAAAATGTAATTTGTCTActcatcaaagaattcatacTGAAAACAAAGCTTTTGAATGTGATATATGTAAGAAACGTTTTACTTCAAGCTCAGATTTATCTCGTCATCAAAGAACTCACACTGGGGTAAAACCTTTCGGATGTGATATATGTAAGAAACGTTTTACAACAAGTTATGATTTGTCTCgtcatcaaagaactcatactggagaaaaaccttttgagTGTGAAATCTGTAAGAAAAAATTCACCAGAAGCTCTAATTTATCTGCCCATAAAAGAACTcacacagaagaaaaaaatttcgaatGTGACATATGCAAGGAACGTTTTAATTGCAGTTTACGTTTCTCTCGTCACCAAAGAAGTCATAGAGGAGAAAAACCTTACGAATGTTGTGTgtgtaaaaaatgttttactttcagttcagGTTTATCTCGTCACCAAAGAACTCATACTAATGAAAAACCTTTCGAGTGTaataaatatgtataa
- the LOC136028036 gene encoding zinc finger protein 664-like isoform X2, producing METFDTSEHGGVKYVEDVYSNDTGERFENADSIVSPKREDNDLGDILRIPEELKSVSDPLKTVSNKTRSGEFATTSLFKHVFSEQEYQTPDSVSVYIKQEIDQECKFEASSENCIYPNIDVIKNEEPKKNPSTLSVILPTEDVFICRVCSQSYNNKTDLVAHNIFAHRKNRVEEKPFECDICNKCFTHSSQLRRHRKTHTGAKPFECDICKKTFTSKCNLSTHQRIHTENKAFECDICKKRFTSSSDLSRHQRTHTGVKPFGCDICKKRFTTSYDLSRHQRTHTGEKPFECEICKKKFTRSSNLSAHKRTHTEEKNFECDICKERFNCSLRFSRHQRSHRGEKPYECCVCKKCFTFSSGLSRHQRTHTNEKPFECNKYV from the exons ttgAAGACGTATATTCAAATGACACTGGAGAACGTTTTGAAAATGCAGACAGTATTGTATCACCTAAGCGTGAAGATAATGACCTGGGTGATATCCTCAGAATACCTGAAGAGCTCAAGTCTGTGTCTGACCCTCTTAAAACAGTCTCAAATAAAACCCGAAGTGGAG aattTGCCACTACATCGCTGTTTAAGCATGTTTTTTCGGAGCAAGAATATCAAACACCTGATTCTGTAAGTGTTtatataaaacaagaaatagatcAAGAATGTAAATTTGAGGCGTCAAGCGAAAACTGTATTTATCCCAATATTGATGTGATAAAAAACGAggaacctaaaaaaaatccaagtacTTTATCGGTTATTTTACCCACAGAAGATGTTTTCATTTGTAGAGTGTGCAGTCAAAGTTATAATAATAAGACAGATTTGGTTGCGCATAACATCTTTGCTCATAGAAAAAATCGCGTGgaagaaaaaccttttgaatgcGATATATGCAACAAGTGTTTTACTCACAGTTCCCAATTACGTCGTCATCGAAAAACTCACACCGGAGCTAAACCTTTTGAGTGTGACATTTGTAAGAAAACATTCACCTCAAAATGTAATTTGTCTActcatcaaagaattcatacTGAAAACAAAGCTTTTGAATGTGATATATGTAAGAAACGTTTTACTTCAAGCTCAGATTTATCTCGTCATCAAAGAACTCACACTGGGGTAAAACCTTTCGGATGTGATATATGTAAGAAACGTTTTACAACAAGTTATGATTTGTCTCgtcatcaaagaactcatactggagaaaaaccttttgagTGTGAAATCTGTAAGAAAAAATTCACCAGAAGCTCTAATTTATCTGCCCATAAAAGAACTcacacagaagaaaaaaatttcgaatGTGACATATGCAAGGAACGTTTTAATTGCAGTTTACGTTTCTCTCGTCACCAAAGAAGTCATAGAGGAGAAAAACCTTACGAATGTTGTGTgtgtaaaaaatgttttactttcagttcagGTTTATCTCGTCACCAAAGAACTCATACTAATGAAAAACCTTTCGAGTGTaataaatatgtataa